The Salinirubellus salinus genome segment TCGTCGGGGCCCTCGAGCGACGGGACGCGGCGGCCGTCGTGGTCCGGACGGCGGGCGTCGAGCGGCGGTACGCCGGCGACGGCGCGGCGCTGCTCCTCGCGGCCGGCCGGTTCGCGGCCCGCGTCGGGCACCTGGACGGGGCGCTGGTCCAGCGGGCACGCCGCGACCCACTCGGCGCCGCGACCCGGGCGGCCGGCCGCGGTCGAACCTCGCCCGTCGCACGCATCGCGGCCGAGACCGGCCTGAGCGCGTGTGACACCACGGACTACCGATCACTGTTCGCCCCCGTCCGTCGCCCGGCCGTCGCCGACGCGCGACTCCGGCGTGGCCCGCCGCCGGACGCCCGGTTCCTCGACCGGTCCGATCTTCAGACGGGGGCCGTCGTGCGCCGGTACGCGCGCCCGGACGGGACGCGGACCTACCACCTCGACCCGCCGGCGTGGCGACTCGACGACGACACGCTGGCGACGCTCGCCGACGCCCACGAGCGACTGGCTCGTGTGGCGCCGCCGACCAGCGGGAGGCGTCTCCGAACGGCGAGCGTGGAGTCCCGATCCGCGAGCGGCGAGCGCGGGGGTGACCGGGCGGCGCGCCGAGCCGTCGCCGCTGTCGCCGGACCGGAGGAACCGACCGAGCTGCTCGCGGCCGTCCTCGAGAAGCACACGGGCGGGCTCGGTGTCGTCGCCGACCTGCTGGCCGACAGCCGGGTCTCGGACGTGTTCGCTACGACCCCCGTCACCGAGAACCCGCTTCGGGTGCGCGTCGCCGACGAGACGCTCGAGACGAACGTCACGCTCACCGAGGCGGGGGCCGCGGCGCTCGCCTCGCGGTTCCGGCTGACCTCCGGCCGGTCGCTCTCGCGGGCGTCGCCGACGCTCGACGCCACCACCCGCGTCGCCGGTCGCCGGGTCCGGGTCGCCGCGGTCACGGGGCCGCTCAGCGACGGCACCGGGTTCGCGTTCCGCGCACACGACCCCGACCCGTGGCGGCTCGCAGACCTCGTGGCGAACGGGACGCTCCCACCCGAGACGGCCGCGCTCCTCGCCACCGCCGTCGCTCGCGGGGCGGCCGTGCTCGTCGCGGGTCCGCGTGGGGCGGGCAAGACGACGCTCCTCGGCGCGCTCTGCTGGGCGGTCCCCGAACGCACGCGCACCCTCGTCGTCGAGGACACGCCCGAACTCCCGGTCGGGCCGCTCCAGCGGGCGGGCCGTGACGTCCAGGCGCTCCGGGTCGCGAGCGACGACGGCCCGAGCGTCCCCGTCGCCGAGGCGCTCCGGACCGCGCTCCGCCTCGGTGACGGCGCCCTCGCACTCGGCGAGGTCCGCGACGCCGAGGCCGCCAGCGTCCTGTTCGACGCGATGCGCGTCGGTGCGGGAGACGGTGCCGTCCTCGGGACCGTCCACGGCGAGGGGGCCGGCGCGGTCCGCGAGCGAGTGGCCTCCGAGTTCGGCGTCGCCCCGACGGCGTTCCGGGCCACCGACTGCGTCGTCACGCTCGGCCGCAGCGGGGACGAACGTCGGCTCCGTGCCGTCGAGGAGGTGGTGCCCGGTGACGACGGGCCGGCGTTCGAGGCCCTCTACGACGGTGTTCCGACCGGGCGCGTCGACCGCGGGCAGAGCCGACTGCTGGCGACGCTCACCGGTCAGGACGAGACGTACGCCGACGTCCGTGCGGCCGTCGACCGTCGCCGCCGCGCGTTCGAGGGCGAGCCGTGACTGCCGTCCCCGGCTCCGGCCCGAGGGACGAGCGCGTCCGCCGGGCGAGCCGTGCTGCGGCACTCGTCACCCCTCCGCTCGGTGGGGTGGTGCTCCTGCTCGTCCCGGTCTCGGCCCGTATCCACGTCGTGGTCGCCACGGCGGCGCTCGTCGGCACTGCGCTGGCCGCGAGACGGTGGCTCCCCGACCTCCTCGCGACGGCACGGCTGACCCGCGCCCTCGGGGCCGTCCCGGGGCTGGTCGGGCGCCTCGTGCTCCGGCTGCGGCTCGACCCGACGGTCGAGTCGGCAGTCGCGTTCGCCGCCGACGGTGACGGCCCTCTCGCCCGGAGTCTCGCACGTGAGGCCCACCGCGCCCGTGGCACGGGCCGCGCTGGCCTGGACGCATTCGCCGACCGCTGGGCCGACCGGTTCCCGTCGCTGCGCCGTGCCTGTTCGCTCGTCGCCGCGGCGGCGAGTGCCGGGCCGGCGAGTCGCGAACGGTCGCTCGACCGGGCCGTAGCGGCCGTCCGCGAGGGGACCCGCGAGCGCGCCACCTCCTTCGCCGCCGACCTGCGTGGCCCGGCGACGGCGCTCTACGCGTTCGGCGTCCTCCTCCCGCTGGCGCTCGTCGGCGTCCTCCCCGCCGCTGGGGTGGCGGGACTCGGCGTCTCGCTGGCCACCATCGTCCTCGTCTACGACGTGCTCCTGCCGCTCGGGCTGCTGGGCGCCGCCGCGTGGCTCCTCGCCCGCCGCCCGGTCGCGTTCCCGCCACCACGGGTCGACCGCGCTCACCCTGCCGTGCCGGACGACTCCCGCCGAGCGATGCCGGTGGGGGTCGCCGTCGGCGCGCTCGGTGCCGCGCTGGGGTCGCTCGTCGCACCGTGGCTCGCCCCGGTCACGGCGCTCGGCGGTGGCGTCGGCGCCACGCTCGTCGTCGCCGCCCGGCCCGTGGTCAGCGTCCACGAGCGCGTCCGGGCCGTCGAACGGGGCCTCCCGGATGCGCTCGCCATCGTGGGGCGCCGGGTCGCCGAGGGGGTCGCCGTCGAGCGGGCGGTGGCCGACGCGAGCGAGCGCCTCGACGGTGCCACCGGTGAAGCGTTCGCGCTCGCGGCGCGTCGACAGCGACGACTCGCCGTGGGTATCGAGCGCGCGTTCGAGGGCGAGCACGGGCCACTCGCCGACCTGCCGAGCGAGCGCCTCGCCGACGCCGTCTCCCTCCTCGCGGTCGCCGGCCGGCAGGGAGCCCCCGCCGGGAGCGCGCTCGTCGCCACGGCGGACCACGTGGAGGACCTCCGCGAGGTCGAACGGGAGGCGCGTCGGTCGGTGCGGCGAGTGACACGGACGCTCTCGGACACCGCGGCCGTCTTCGGCCCACTGGTCGGCGGCGTCACCGTCGGCCTCGCGGGGCGCCTCTCGACGGGGGTGCGGGCGACCAGTTCCGCGGTCGGCCCCGCGGGCACGCTGGCGACGGCCGACCCGCTGCCCGTGGCCGGGCTCGGACTCGCCGTCGGTGCCTACGTCTGCTGGCTGGCCGTGGTACTGCCGACGCTCGCGACGGGACTCGCACGCGGCGTCGACCCCGCGCTCGTCGCCACGCGAGTCGGGCAGTCGTTGCTCGCGGCGGTCGCGCTCTACACCGCCGCGTTCGCCGCGACGACGATGCTCACCTGAGCGGCACGCGGACCCGAGGTTCAAGTCCGATGCCGGGACCACCCCGCCCCGTGCTCTCCCCACCAGTCGAGGCCTGGGCCCTCTGGGTCGGTCTCACGCTCGTCAGTGTGGCGATGGTCGGTGTCGCCGCCGAACCCCCCAGAGCGGCGCCGGCGGACGCGGCCGCACTCGCCCGGACCGTCGACGGCGTCGCCGCCAGCGACCACGCCGCCGTCGCCGAACACCCACTCCGAGCGGCCGAGATACGCGTCCGTCGCGGCCGTCTCGCACTCCGCCGTGGCGACCGGACCGCGCGTGCGACGCTCCGCTACGGTCCGGTGGTCCCCGCGTTCGACGGGCCTCTCGCCCGGGTCCGCCGCGGGACGCCACCGGACCGCGTGTTCGACTCCGCCGCGGCGTTCCGGGCAGCCGTGTCGGCCGCCCGCGAGCGCTCGGCGTGGCGACCTGCTCCGGAGCGATTGACGGCCCGCGCCGTCTCGTGGGGAGGTGTCGATGTCACGCTCGTCGGCTAGGGGACAGGTCGCCCCGGAGGTGGCGCTGGCCGCCGTCTTCGTGGTGACGGCGGGCCTCGCCCTCTACGCCGGGGTGGCCGCCGACGTCCTCGACGCCCTCGGTGCCGGTCGGGAGCGGGAGGCAGGGCAACGCCTCGCTGCGCAGACGGCCGACCGGGTCGCCGACACCGCGCGCGTCGACGGTGCGGTCCGGCCTGCACGACTCGCCGCGGGCGTCGCGGACGGACCGGCGGGCTACCGAGTGAACGCGACGCTCCTGACACGGGCGGGGCGGTGGACGGCCGGCCCAGCTCCCCCGGCACGTGCGCACCTCGCCGAGCGACGCGTCGCGACCTACCTCGGTCCCGGTCGGGTCCGACCGGCGGTCCTCCGGGTCCGGATGTGGCGATGAGTCGAGGGGCACGGGCCACCCCGCCTCGGACTCGGGCGATCGCCTCCCTCGTCGACGCCACGCTGTTCCTGTTGCTCGTCACCGTCGCCGTCGGGGCGCTGACCCTCGCGCCGGTCGCCCCCGTGACGACGGCACCCGCGCCCGACGCGGGCGCGTCGCTCCAGCGGCTCCAGACGGTGACCGCGAACCCCGAGTACTCGCTGGCGAGCGGCGCGCGCCACGCAGACGAGTCGCTCGTCGCGTTCCCCCGCGAGTCGGGGCCGACGTTCGACCGGTACGCACACGGGTCCGTCGCGTCGCTGCTCGCGGACGCCGCCGTCGGTAACCTCATCGTCGACGGACGGGCGGTGACCCACACCGGCGACGGGTTCGAGCGAAGGGTGGTTCTGGCCGCCCGGAACGCGACCGGCCCCCGTGTCCACGTCCGGGCCGTCTGGACGCCGTACGCCGGTGCCCCGGTTCGGGGCTGCGTCGCCGCCGGCCCGACCCCGCCACCGGGTGCGCGTGTCTCGACGGCCGCTGCGACGCTCGACTCGGGATTCCCCCCTGTTCGCGACCGGGCACTCCGGGCGGCCCAGCGGGACGGCTACGCCGGCGTCGCGCGGGTGGTCGCCAGAGCGACCGTCCGCGGCCTGTTCCCACCGACGTCGACCGCCCGGGCGCTACGGGGTGACTACCCGGTGGACGCGCTCGTGACCTACCGGTACCGACGGGTCGCGGCCCTGCTGGGTACGTCGGTCCGCGGTCCGGTCGAACGGGTGGAACCGCGCGCGGCCAACACGCGACTCTCGCGGGCGCTCGCCGCCGCCCTCGAACGCGACCTGCGACGGTCGTTCGACTCACCGGTGGCGGCCGCCCGTGCCGTCGAGGGTGGCGAGGTCAGGGTCGTCGTCCGGCGGTGGGCACGTGCCTGACGGGACCGACCGTGGCCGGGTCCCGTTCGCGGTGGTCGCCGTCCTGCTGCTGGTCAGTGCGTCGACACTCGCGGCGACGAGTCGAACCGGGCCGACGGCGACCACCGAGCCAGCCGCGGAACGTGCCATCGAGCGTGCCGAGGCCGCGGTGGTGACCGCGCTCCGGCGAGCCACCCGCGAGGCGGCGCGGCAGTCGGCCGCGAGGCCGCTCACCACGCCGGCCGACACGCCGACCGGCCGAGCGCTGAACGGGAGCGACCCGTTCCGTGCCGCACTCGAACTCCGGGTAGCGCTCGCGCTCGAGGACCGACTACGACACCTCGACACCCGGGTCGGCGACGTTCGCGTGGTCGCCCGCCAGTCACCCCGCCCATCGGAACCGGGGCCGGGAGCGAGCGTCCGGGCGGCGCTCGAACGGGTCGAGACCACCGCGGTGGGACCCGACGGGACGGCGCTCCGGGCGACCGTCCGGAACGTCACGCTCGTGGTCACGCGCGACGGGCGACCGCTTGACCGGGTCCAGCTGTCGCCGTCGGTCGTCGTCGAATGGCCACTGTTCGCGCTCCACGAGCGCGTCGAGCGGTTCGAGCGTCGACTGGCCCGCTCGCCCCTCCGACCGGGGTTCGCGAGACGCCTCACCGCTCGTCTCGCCGCCGCGACGTGGGCCCGCGGGACGGCGCAGTACGGCGGCGCGCCCGTCGTGAACGTGCTCGGCACGCGTCACGTCGAACTGCTGGCGAACGGGGCGCTCCTCGACACCCAGCGCGCGACGCTCGGTGGCCTCGACGCCCGCGCCCCGAGGGAACTCCGCGAGGCCACCCGACGGGTGGCCGCCGCGGACGTGGCCGGTGGCGTCCGCGAGGCGCTGGCCCGCTCGAACGGGACGGTCACGGGCGGCTCGCCGACCACCGACCGGCTGCCCGACACTCGTCGTCGCACCGTCTCGGCCGCTCCGGCGGCCGACAGCGCGCTCGCGAACCTCAGCGGCGGCCGACTCGACGCGGTGCTCGCGCGGGCCTACACGGCCACGGTCCGGACCCGCGCGACCGTCCAGCGGGACGGACGGACCGGTGGCTCGGGTGGGCCACCGGGGCCGGGGTGGTCTCTCGTGGACCGACGGGTCGACACCGAGTGGTCGGCACGACCCCTCGGGGATGGCGTCACACCCCCCGACCCGGCGACGGGGTGGCACGGCCTCGGGACGGCCACGCGCCGTGTCGTCCGCACCCGGACGGTGACCGAACGCTGGGCACACGACGGCGAGACACGACGGACCCGCCACACGGACCGGGCCACCTACGCTGTCGCCCTGGTCCACGAGGGGCGACCGAGTCGCCGGACGGCGGCTCCAGTCCGACCCGTCCGGTCGGCGTTCGTCCGTCGCCCGGACCCGACCGGCGGTTCGAACCTCGCCGACGCCGGGCGTACCGCGACGCGTCGGTTCGAGGCCCGCACCGACCGACTGGCCGTGCGGGCGGTCCGCGAGGGACTGGACGGAACCGAGTCCGTCGCCGGCGAGGTCCCCGCGGCGCTCCGGGACCGGGCGCTCGCCGATCTCGTCTCGCTGCACCGTCGCGTGCGGAACGTCTCGGTGTCGGTGGAGCGTGGTGACCTCGCCACGCTCACGGTCTCGCCGGCTGCCCGGCTGGCCGACCGTCTCCGGGAGCGGCGCGCGGACCTCGTGGCTGCGCCAGCGCGGTACGACCACGTCGCCGACCGGGCGCGGGTGGCGGTACGAGCCGCGTACCTCGACGCCGTCCTCGCCAGCCTCGACACCCAGACCGCCCGCCACGGTGTCGCCGAGCGCCGCCTCGACGCGCGACTCCGGGCAGCGGGCCTCGGCGACCTCCACTGGCTCCGCGAGGTGACGAGCGTCGGCGTGGCGGCGCCCAGCGTGGGGCGCGAGTCGGCGGGGCGGGCGGGGCCGTTCGCCCCTCGCGTCTCCACCACCCCGGTCTACCTCGGCGCGACGGCGTCCTCGTCCGTGCCCGGAGGGGCACCGCTCGTCACGCGGAACGTGAACCTCGCGGTGCCGTACGCCGACGCCGGCGACGGGGCCGCTGCCGCGGTGACAGCGGCGCTGTTCGACGACCGGACGGTGGGACTCGGGACGGCCGCCCGGACGCTCCGGTCGTCGCGCCGGGTCGCCGCCCGGACGGGTGATTCGAGCCTCCGAGAGGAGACCGGACGCCTCCGCAGAGCGGTGAACCGCTCGGTCGGTCGCGTCTCGTGGCGCCTGCGGCGGACCCTCCGGCGGCGTGGGGTGGGTCGCGAGATGCGGCGGGCGGCGGTGCGGTCGGCGTTCGCGCGGTGGGACGACCCGTCCGGGCGCGCGCTCGCGCTCTCGCACGGGTCGGTCGTGCCTCGGGTGGTCGACGCCGTCGCGCGCCGGGTCCCTCGTTATCGGGCCGAGGCCCGCCGCCTCGCACTCCGGACCGCGCTGCGTGCGACGCGCAGACGGGCGCTCCGGTCGGCCTCCGTCCGGGTGGCGGCGCGACCGGTCGACCGCACCGGTCGTCGGCTCCGCTGGGTCGCCCGGACGGCCACGCGCGAGGTGACGACGCGAGCGGTCGAGACTGGAGTCGGCCGCCTCCGCGAGCGGCTCCCCGGGCCGTTGAGCGCCGTCCCGGCGGGCGTCCCCGTGACCCCGGTGCCCGGGTACTGGTACGCGACGGCGAACGTCTGGCACGTCACGGTCCGGGGCCGGTACGAGCGTGTGACGCTCCGAGCACCGACGGGCCGCCCGCCTACCGGGACGCTCACCTACGTCCGCGAGGCCGGTGTCGTCCGACTGGACGTGGACCGCGACGGCAGCCCGGAGCGGCTCGGGCGGAGCGACGCCGTGGCCTTCGACGTCTCGACGGCCGTCGCCGTCGCGGTGCCCCCCGGGCCACGCGGGGTCGGGGACAAGGACGGGAACGCCGACGAACGCTCGGCCGGGTGGCCACGACCCGGCGCGCCAGACGTCGCGGCGGCGACCGCGAACGAAACCACTTACCCGCCGCCCTCGTAGCCACGCCCATGTTCCACGAGGCGGTCGAGGACCCCGGTACCCACACGCCGGCGGACCTGCACGCGGCCTACGAGGCGATGCTCGTCGAGTCGGTCGAGTCGGTCGGCGTCGAACGCGCGGCGGCCGAGTCGGGCGTCGACGAGGCGACGGTCGAGGCACTGGTCGACGGCGAGAGCCCAGAACTCACGCTCGAGGAGGGTGCGGCCCTGCTCGCGCTCGACGGCGCGGTGTCTGCCGACGACGTGGTCGCGCTCTCGCGCGACGCCCTGTTGATGGGGATGACCACCGCCGTGGTCGACGTGGACTCGCTCTCGGCGGGCATCGACGGCGAACTCTCCGGCCGCGAGATCCAGGCCAAGGTCGAGGGTCGGTTCCCCATCACGCTCCGGGAGTTCGCGCGCATCCACCAGTTCCTCGACGAGCGGTCCCGGTAGCATGCGGGTCGTCGTACTCGGGTGTGGCTACGTCGGCCTCGAACTCGGGCGGCAGCTGGCGGCCGCCCACGACGTCGTCGGCGTCCGGCGGTCGGACGACGGTGCCGCGGCCGTCGAGGACGCGGGCCTCGAGGCCGTGCAGGCCGACGTGACCGACCCTGATGGACTCGCACGCGTGCCCGACGCCGACTGGGTGGTGTTCGCCGCCTCCTCGGGGGGCCGGGGTGCGGACCGCGCCCGCGAGGTGTACGTCGAGGGCCAGCGGACGGCCATCGACGCGTTCGGCGAGCGCGACGCTCCCCCCGAGCGGTACGTCTACACGTCCAGCACGGGCGTCTACGGTGACCACGGCGGCGACTGGGTGGGCGAGGACACCCCCATCGAGCCGACGACGGACAAGACGCGTGTCCTCGCCGAGGCCGAGCGGGTCGCCCGTGAGCGGACCGCCGAGTACGGCATCGGGGGGTCGGTCGCCCGGTTCGCCGGTCTCTACGGTCCCCGGCGCTACCGCCTCTCGCGCTACCTCGAGGGGCCGGTCACGGCGGGCTACCTCAACATGGTCCACCGGGACGACGCCGCGGGCGCCGTCGCGTTCCTGCTCGAACACGGCGTCGACGAGGACGTCCTCGTCGTCGACGACGAACCCGTCGAGAAGTGGGCGTTCGCCGACTGGTTGGCGGACGAGTGCGGGGTCGAGCGCCCGGCCAAGCGGACGAAGGAGGAGCGCCTCGCGGCGGGTGACCTGTCGGAGGCGGCCGAGCGCCGTGTACTGACGAGCAAGCGGTGCTCGAACGAGCGCCTGCGCGGACTGGGCTACGAGTTCCGGTACCCGACGTTCCGCGAGGGGTACCGGGCAGCCATCGAGGCGTTCCGTGAGGGCCACGAGCCCTGACGCCGGACGGTCACTCGCCGCCAGCGACCGCGCGCGCCACGGCGTCCGCGAACGTTTCGACCGCGCCCTCGCGTGCCCCGAGGTCGAGGTACGGCTCGACCAGTTCCAGTTCGAGCAGGTGGAACGCGCCATCGCGATGGACGCCGTCGACACGGGCGTAGGTGAACGCCGAGGCGTCGGTGTCGAGTACTTCGGCGGCGACATCTAGTGCGCCCGCGGCCGTCGCGCGCGTCTCCTCGTCGGAGGTGAACGCGCCTGCCGGGGTGGCCGTCGGTTCGACGCCGATGGCGTCGTCCGCCCGGATGCTCTCCCACGCGTGACTGAACT includes the following:
- a CDS encoding ATPase, T2SS/T4P/T4SS family, with product MFRNDGDAGGACGCEPTFEADRLHLDARECPGSGRLAERPGCRETVVGALERRDAAAVVVRTAGVERRYAGDGAALLLAAGRFAARVGHLDGALVQRARRDPLGAATRAAGRGRTSPVARIAAETGLSACDTTDYRSLFAPVRRPAVADARLRRGPPPDARFLDRSDLQTGAVVRRYARPDGTRTYHLDPPAWRLDDDTLATLADAHERLARVAPPTSGRRLRTASVESRSASGERGGDRAARRAVAAVAGPEEPTELLAAVLEKHTGGLGVVADLLADSRVSDVFATTPVTENPLRVRVADETLETNVTLTEAGAAALASRFRLTSGRSLSRASPTLDATTRVAGRRVRVAAVTGPLSDGTGFAFRAHDPDPWRLADLVANGTLPPETAALLATAVARGAAVLVAGPRGAGKTTLLGALCWAVPERTRTLVVEDTPELPVGPLQRAGRDVQALRVASDDGPSVPVAEALRTALRLGDGALALGEVRDAEAASVLFDAMRVGAGDGAVLGTVHGEGAGAVRERVASEFGVAPTAFRATDCVVTLGRSGDERRLRAVEEVVPGDDGPAFEALYDGVPTGRVDRGQSRLLATLTGQDETYADVRAAVDRRRRAFEGEP
- a CDS encoding DUF7283 family protein translates to MLSPPVEAWALWVGLTLVSVAMVGVAAEPPRAAPADAAALARTVDGVAASDHAAVAEHPLRAAEIRVRRGRLALRRGDRTARATLRYGPVVPAFDGPLARVRRGTPPDRVFDSAAAFRAAVSAARERSAWRPAPERLTARAVSWGGVDVTLVG
- a CDS encoding DUF7284 family protein, which codes for MSRGARATPPRTRAIASLVDATLFLLLVTVAVGALTLAPVAPVTTAPAPDAGASLQRLQTVTANPEYSLASGARHADESLVAFPRESGPTFDRYAHGSVASLLADAAVGNLIVDGRAVTHTGDGFERRVVLAARNATGPRVHVRAVWTPYAGAPVRGCVAAGPTPPPGARVSTAAATLDSGFPPVRDRALRAAQRDGYAGVARVVARATVRGLFPPTSTARALRGDYPVDALVTYRYRRVAALLGTSVRGPVERVEPRAANTRLSRALAAALERDLRRSFDSPVAAARAVEGGEVRVVVRRWARA
- a CDS encoding DUF7285 family protein encodes the protein MSRSSARGQVAPEVALAAVFVVTAGLALYAGVAADVLDALGAGREREAGQRLAAQTADRVADTARVDGAVRPARLAAGVADGPAGYRVNATLLTRAGRWTAGPAPPARAHLAERRVATYLGPGRVRPAVLRVRMWR
- a CDS encoding NAD-dependent epimerase/dehydratase family protein, giving the protein MRVVVLGCGYVGLELGRQLAAAHDVVGVRRSDDGAAAVEDAGLEAVQADVTDPDGLARVPDADWVVFAASSGGRGADRAREVYVEGQRTAIDAFGERDAPPERYVYTSSTGVYGDHGGDWVGEDTPIEPTTDKTRVLAEAERVARERTAEYGIGGSVARFAGLYGPRRYRLSRYLEGPVTAGYLNMVHRDDAAGAVAFLLEHGVDEDVLVVDDEPVEKWAFADWLADECGVERPAKRTKEERLAAGDLSEAAERRVLTSKRCSNERLRGLGYEFRYPTFREGYRAAIEAFREGHEP
- a CDS encoding type II secretion system protein: MTAVPGSGPRDERVRRASRAAALVTPPLGGVVLLLVPVSARIHVVVATAALVGTALAARRWLPDLLATARLTRALGAVPGLVGRLVLRLRLDPTVESAVAFAADGDGPLARSLAREAHRARGTGRAGLDAFADRWADRFPSLRRACSLVAAAASAGPASRERSLDRAVAAVREGTRERATSFAADLRGPATALYAFGVLLPLALVGVLPAAGVAGLGVSLATIVLVYDVLLPLGLLGAAAWLLARRPVAFPPPRVDRAHPAVPDDSRRAMPVGVAVGALGAALGSLVAPWLAPVTALGGGVGATLVVAARPVVSVHERVRAVERGLPDALAIVGRRVAEGVAVERAVADASERLDGATGEAFALAARRQRRLAVGIERAFEGEHGPLADLPSERLADAVSLLAVAGRQGAPAGSALVATADHVEDLREVEREARRSVRRVTRTLSDTAAVFGPLVGGVTVGLAGRLSTGVRATSSAVGPAGTLATADPLPVAGLGLAVGAYVCWLAVVLPTLATGLARGVDPALVATRVGQSLLAAVALYTAAFAATTMLT
- a CDS encoding DUF5791 family protein; its protein translation is MFHEAVEDPGTHTPADLHAAYEAMLVESVESVGVERAAAESGVDEATVEALVDGESPELTLEEGAALLALDGAVSADDVVALSRDALLMGMTTAVVDVDSLSAGIDGELSGREIQAKVEGRFPITLREFARIHQFLDERSR
- a CDS encoding DUF7286 family protein — encoded protein: MPDGTDRGRVPFAVVAVLLLVSASTLAATSRTGPTATTEPAAERAIERAEAAVVTALRRATREAARQSAARPLTTPADTPTGRALNGSDPFRAALELRVALALEDRLRHLDTRVGDVRVVARQSPRPSEPGPGASVRAALERVETTAVGPDGTALRATVRNVTLVVTRDGRPLDRVQLSPSVVVEWPLFALHERVERFERRLARSPLRPGFARRLTARLAAATWARGTAQYGGAPVVNVLGTRHVELLANGALLDTQRATLGGLDARAPRELREATRRVAAADVAGGVREALARSNGTVTGGSPTTDRLPDTRRRTVSAAPAADSALANLSGGRLDAVLARAYTATVRTRATVQRDGRTGGSGGPPGPGWSLVDRRVDTEWSARPLGDGVTPPDPATGWHGLGTATRRVVRTRTVTERWAHDGETRRTRHTDRATYAVALVHEGRPSRRTAAPVRPVRSAFVRRPDPTGGSNLADAGRTATRRFEARTDRLAVRAVREGLDGTESVAGEVPAALRDRALADLVSLHRRVRNVSVSVERGDLATLTVSPAARLADRLRERRADLVAAPARYDHVADRARVAVRAAYLDAVLASLDTQTARHGVAERRLDARLRAAGLGDLHWLREVTSVGVAAPSVGRESAGRAGPFAPRVSTTPVYLGATASSSVPGGAPLVTRNVNLAVPYADAGDGAAAAVTAALFDDRTVGLGTAARTLRSSRRVAARTGDSSLREETGRLRRAVNRSVGRVSWRLRRTLRRRGVGREMRRAAVRSAFARWDDPSGRALALSHGSVVPRVVDAVARRVPRYRAEARRLALRTALRATRRRALRSASVRVAARPVDRTGRRLRWVARTATREVTTRAVETGVGRLRERLPGPLSAVPAGVPVTPVPGYWYATANVWHVTVRGRYERVTLRAPTGRPPTGTLTYVREAGVVRLDVDRDGSPERLGRSDAVAFDVSTAVAVAVPPGPRGVGDKDGNADERSAGWPRPGAPDVAAATANETTYPPPS